The region ATGGGGCCCTGGCCCTGCTGGCCGCCCTGGGCGCTGGGGCCCGCGGGCAGCTGCGGCGCACCGCTCGGCAGCTGGGGCGGCCCACCCATGGGGCCACCCATCTGCTGCTGCGGCGGGCCCGATATGCCGGCGGGTACGGGGGCGCCGGGACCTCGCATGCCCTGCGGCGGGCCCTGCTGGTCCTGCTGCTCGGGCGGCTTGCGCATGCCCTGCTGCTGGTTCTGCGCAGCCGCGCGCGTGGCCGCCGCCAGTTTGGCGCGCAGATCCTCGTTCTCGCGGAGCAGTCGCGTCAGTTCGGCTTCAACCTCGTCGAGGAAGGCATCGACCTCGTCCTCGTCATAGCCTTCTCGGAGGCGGACGGTCGTGAACTGCTTGTTCCGCACGTCCTCGGGGGTCAACGGCATCTCTTCACCTCAACGTAGTCGTCGGCATTCGGCAAGACCGTATCGTTCACAGCCGGCTCACGACGGAGATCAGGATGTAGACGATGATCATCAGTACGAAGAAGGACAGGTCGAGCGCCACGCCCCCGAGACGCAGCGGCGGAATGAACCGCCGCAGAAGCTTGAGCGGTGGATCGGTGACAGTGTAGGTGGCCTCGAGAACGACCACCATCGCCTTGCCGGGTTGCCATGAGCGGGCGAACTGGAAGACGTAGTCCATGACCAACCGGAAAATCAACACGACGAGGAAACACGTCAGCGCGATGTAGAGAACCTGCCCGACCACGCTCATGATCCGTGCTTCCCTCTCCCCTGTTTCCGTACCTTGATCCGGTCATGCGTCTCAGCTCTGGTTGAAGAACCCGCCCTCTGCGATGCGGGCCTTGTCCTCCGCCGTGACATCGACGTTAGCAGGCGACAACAGGAACACCTTCTGCGTCACCCGCTCGATGCTGCCGTGGAGACCAAACACCAAACCGGCCGCAAAGTCGACAAGTCGCTTCGCATCTGTGTCATCCATCTCAGTCAGATTCATGATCACCGGGGTGCCCTCACGGAAGTGTTCCCCGATGGTACGGGCCTCGTTGTAGGTCCGCGGGTGAAGAGTGGTGATCCGGTACGGCTCTCGTTCCGACACGACCTTGGGCATGATCACCGGTGCGTTCTTCTCCAGGCTTGCGCGTTCTTGTGTGATGGATGCCACGGGCGCGATCCGCGCCGGACGGCTGGATTCCGCAGTGAGCGAAGCGGAATGCGGCACCGGATCGCGAGGCGCCGGAGGCTGCACCATTCGTACCGATTCATCCCGTTGGGACTGATGTGCCTGGTGTGCCTGATGCGACTGGTGGGGCGGCTCGTGCCGCCGCCGGTCACGCTCGGGCTCCGGGTCGAGCTCGGGCTCGAACTCGTCATCGGGGTCGAAACCCCTGCCGTCGTACCCATCGTCCTCCACGAGGCCGAGGTAGACCGCCATCTTGCGCATCGCGCCGGCCATGCTCTGAGTCCTCCGCTCTGTGGTGGATCGGCTGACGAATTGCCAAGTGCCCGCGATCCACGAGGTCGTTATGCCCGCCAGTGGCGGTAATGACCATATTTTCTGCTGTGGTCCGACTTCTTGGCGACGTTACCCGAGCCCGGGTCGGACTCCGAGTACCGCCGTACCGACGCGTACATGTGTCGCTCCGGCCGCCACGGCCTGCTCGAGGTCCGCACTCATCCCTGCAGACACCATGTTCGCAGCCGGATGCGTGCGGCGCATAGCAGTCGACAAATCCATCAGCCGCTCGAACGCCGCTTGTTGGCGCCCGGCGTACACCCCGGCGAGCGGTGCGACGGTCATCAGTCCGTCGAGCCGGAGCCCGGGCGCCCCGGCGACGAGGTCGGCCAACTCTTCGATTCCGCCGACTCCGACGCCTCCCCGCTCACCCCGGCCACTCTCCTGCGCGTCCAGTGCGACCTGGATGAGGCAGCCCACCTCGCGCTCCACCCGCACCGCTTCCTTCGACAGGGCCGTGACAAGTCGGGCACGGTCCACGGACTGCACCACATCCGCGTAACCGACCACAGATCGCACCTTGTTGGTCTGCAACTGACCGACAAAATGCCACGAGAGGGGCAGATCCGAGCAAGCCGCGGCCTTGGGTGCCGCATCCTGGTCCCGGTTCTCGGCGACGTTGCGCACACCGAGTTCCGACAGGAGCCGCACGTCGCCGGCGGGGTAGGTCTTGGTGACCACGATCAGGGTCACCTCTTCACGCTTGCGCCCGGCGGCCACACAGGCCGCCGTGATGCGCTCTTCCACTTTCGCCAGATTTCCGGCGAGTTGAGCCTTACGTTCCGTCATGCCCCATCAGTCCAGCCAGACATAGCCCGCGAGCCGCCCGGTCGTGCGGTCCCGTCGATACGAGAAGTGGTCGTCCGACTCCAGCGTGCACACCGGCGACTGCGCCCGGTCGCACACCCCGAGCCGTTCCAGCTGCGCGTGCACTCCGGCGGTCACATCGACCGCGGGAGTGCCCCAGCTGGTCTCGGCGTACGCCGCCGGCTCGATGGCGGCGACTTCGGCGCGCATCTCGTCCGGCACTTCGTAGCACCGGCCGCAGACCGCGGGTCCGGTGCGGGCGACGATCCGCTCGGGCTCGGCGCCGAGCTCCACCATGGCCCGTACGGCGGCGGGGACGACCCCGGCGACCATGCCGGGCCGTCCCGCGTGGGCGGCGGCCGCGATCCCGGCGACCGGGTCGGCCAGCAGGACCGGCGTGCAGTCGGCGGTGAGGACGGCGAGGGCGAGCCCGCGCCGCGCGGTCACGATCGCGTCGACGGAAGGGATCTCCGCGGAGAGCCACGGTCCGTCGACCACCGCCACGTCCGGCCCGTGCACCTGGTTCATCCAGACGACCAGGGCCGGGTCCAGCCCGAGGGACTTGGCGGCCAGTTCACGATTGGTCCGTACGGCGTCCGGGTCGTCGCCGACCGCTCCGCCGAGGTTGAGCGCCTCGTACGGAACGGCGCTCACCCCGCCCCACCGGTCGGTGAAGGCGAAGCGCGCGCCGCTCACGGTGCTCGTTTCGGAGCGATGTCCTATCACTTCAGGAAGTCCGGCACGTCCAGCTCCTCGGCCGCGCTGTCCGAGTAGGCGCGGGACGGCGGGACCGGCGGTGCGACCTGGACCTCGTTGACCGGCTCCGGGGTGGGCTCCTGGGCCTCCTTCGGCGTGACGCTGCCGAGCGAGCCGAAGGAAGGACGGCTCTCGGAGGCCCGTACCGGCGCTGGCTCCTCGCGCTGCTTGGCGGAGGTGGAGCCGAGGATGTTGTCCCGCTTGGCCGGCGGCTGGCCGCCGTCGAAGCCGGCGGCGATCACGGTGACCCGCACCTCGTCACCGAGCGCGTCGTCGATGACCGCGCCGAAGATGATGTTGGCCTCGGGGTGTGCGGCCTCGCTGACCAGCTGGGCGGCCTCGTTGATCTCGAACAGGCCGAGGTCGGAGCCGCCGGAGATGGAGAGCAGGACGCCGCGTGCGCCGTCGATGGAGGCTTCCAGGAGCGGCGAGGAGATCGCCATCTCGGCTGCCGCCACGGCGCGGTCGTCGCCGCGGGCCGAGCCGATGCCCATGAGCGCGGAACCCGCCTCGGACATCACGGACTTGACGTCGGCGAAGTCGAGGTTGATCAGACCGGGCGTGGTGATGAGATCGGTGATGCCCTGAACACCGGACAGCAGGACCTGGTCCGCCGACTTGAAGGCGTCGAGGACGGAGACCTGGCGGTCCGAGATGGACAGCAGCCGGTCGTTCGGGATGACGATGAGGGTGTCGACCTCTTCACGGAGTTCCGCGATGCCGTCCTCGGCCTGGTTGGCGCGACGCCGTCCTTCGAAGGTGAAGGGCCGGGTGACCACGCCGATGGTCAGGGCGCCGAGCGAGCGGGCGATGTTGGCCACGACGGGCGCGCCGCCGGTGCCGGTGCCGCCGCCTTCACCGGCCGTCACGAAGACCATGTCGGCCCCCTTGAGGACCTCCTCGATCTCCTCGCGGTGGTCCTCGGCCGCCTTGCGGCCGACGGCCGGGTTGGCTCCGGCGCCGAGTCCGCGCGTGAGTTCGCGGCCGACGTCGAGCTTGACGTCGGCGTCGCTCATCAACAGAGCTTGCGCGTCCGTGTTGATGGCGATGAACTCGACGCCCTTGAGACCGACCTCGATCATCCGGTTGATGGCATTGACACCACCGCCGCCGACACCGATGACTTTGATGACTGCGAGGTAGTTCTGCGGTGCTGCCACGTCGAAGGCCTCTCGCCTCGAGTTACGTGTCGTCGCCTCGCACGCTCGCGATCCGACGACTGATGCCGAATGGGACGGTCCGAACGCCGACCCGAACCCTAACGCTGAAGTTTAGGGTTACCAGTGTGTCTGTTCCTTGGACTCTTCCGAACAGGACACTAAGTCGACAAGTGGCGCACGTTCAACGAACACGCCGAACCTCCCGTTTTTCTTTTCACCCTATGTGATCAGGCGTAGCGCTGCCCAACCAGGGTGCTGGCCTGCGCAAATGTGCGTCAACTCCCCGATGACGCAGGGGCGATGGGGGCACTCACATCGAAGTGCCGGGCCCCTGGAGCTGCTTTCATG is a window of Streptomyces sp. NBC_00271 DNA encoding:
- a CDS encoding YggT family protein, which produces MSVVGQVLYIALTCFLVVLIFRLVMDYVFQFARSWQPGKAMVVVLEATYTVTDPPLKLLRRFIPPLRLGGVALDLSFFVLMIIVYILISVVSRL
- a CDS encoding cell division protein SepF — encoded protein: MAGAMRKMAVYLGLVEDDGYDGRGFDPDDEFEPELDPEPERDRRRHEPPHQSHQAHQAHQSQRDESVRMVQPPAPRDPVPHSASLTAESSRPARIAPVASITQERASLEKNAPVIMPKVVSEREPYRITTLHPRTYNEARTIGEHFREGTPVIMNLTEMDDTDAKRLVDFAAGLVFGLHGSIERVTQKVFLLSPANVDVTAEDKARIAEGGFFNQS
- a CDS encoding YggS family pyridoxal phosphate-dependent enzyme, coding for MTERKAQLAGNLAKVEERITAACVAAGRKREEVTLIVVTKTYPAGDVRLLSELGVRNVAENRDQDAAPKAAACSDLPLSWHFVGQLQTNKVRSVVGYADVVQSVDRARLVTALSKEAVRVEREVGCLIQVALDAQESGRGERGGVGVGGIEELADLVAGAPGLRLDGLMTVAPLAGVYAGRQQAAFERLMDLSTAMRRTHPAANMVSAGMSADLEQAVAAGATHVRVGTAVLGVRPGLG
- the pgeF gene encoding peptidoglycan editing factor PgeF, with protein sequence MSGARFAFTDRWGGVSAVPYEALNLGGAVGDDPDAVRTNRELAAKSLGLDPALVVWMNQVHGPDVAVVDGPWLSAEIPSVDAIVTARRGLALAVLTADCTPVLLADPVAGIAAAAHAGRPGMVAGVVPAAVRAMVELGAEPERIVARTGPAVCGRCYEVPDEMRAEVAAIEPAAYAETSWGTPAVDVTAGVHAQLERLGVCDRAQSPVCTLESDDHFSYRRDRTTGRLAGYVWLD
- the ftsZ gene encoding cell division protein FtsZ, with the translated sequence MAAPQNYLAVIKVIGVGGGGVNAINRMIEVGLKGVEFIAINTDAQALLMSDADVKLDVGRELTRGLGAGANPAVGRKAAEDHREEIEEVLKGADMVFVTAGEGGGTGTGGAPVVANIARSLGALTIGVVTRPFTFEGRRRANQAEDGIAELREEVDTLIVIPNDRLLSISDRQVSVLDAFKSADQVLLSGVQGITDLITTPGLINLDFADVKSVMSEAGSALMGIGSARGDDRAVAAAEMAISSPLLEASIDGARGVLLSISGGSDLGLFEINEAAQLVSEAAHPEANIIFGAVIDDALGDEVRVTVIAAGFDGGQPPAKRDNILGSTSAKQREEPAPVRASESRPSFGSLGSVTPKEAQEPTPEPVNEVQVAPPVPPSRAYSDSAAEELDVPDFLK